GCTCTGCCGCTTGGATCTGTGTCGGCTGGACAAACGCACCCAACATAAATAATCCAAGAAATGCACTAAGAATTGCAATAAACTTCTTCATGGGAACTCCCCTTTACTAGAATTGATAAAAATATTATAGCACACTTCTGTTAGAAAATAATACATGACCTTTTTTGGCACCGTTATCATTTTAAAATAAAAGAATAAATTCCAATCTTTTTCCCCTTAAGAAATGCGATTTTTTAGCTTTTTATTTCTTTTTTATTAATTTTTAGTTAAAAATATTAATATGTCACTTATGTTTTTTGCTACTAAAATCTAAAAAAGCTTATAAAACAAGCTTTTATAGTTAAAAACTGCAACATTCACAACTTACTTAAATATGTAATAAAATATAACACAAAAATACCATCAGGGAGCTCTTTTTCAGTATTGACAAATTTAGATCCGAGGCATAAACTATAGTAGTTGAGTTTTTATTGGGCATTCGCCAAATCGGTAAGGCAGTGGACTCTGAATCCATAATTTACAGGTTCGAACCCTGTATGCCCAACTATGATCACTAGAAAAGCAACTGTTACTACTAGCAGTTGCTTTTTTTATACAAAAAAAAGCCGTGTTGCCACGACTTTTTCACCATCAGCGCCGATGGTGTTTGCGCTCAGTTGCCCCATCCTCAGTGTAACGATACGCATATTTTTTTAAATATTGTAAAAGCTTAGCCTCATTAGCAAATTCACGCGGATGCTTTTGACCATGCAAACGCAAAGTGATCTTATTGATCTTATCGCGCCCAGTCCAAGTATACGTATGTTCTACAATGAAACGATTCAAGAATTTCCCATCTTTTTTACCAAATTTCAAAACATACACTTTCTCAGGCACCATCAAAGGATTGACATGTTCTTTTTCATATTCGACACCGTGAGCTCGCAAAAAGTTCTTTGTTTTTCTTAACATATAATATCCCCTTTCTCTATATTATCTACTAAATGTTCTCTTTAGTAGATCTTAGCTTAGGTCAAGATCTACTTAACGCAAACATAAGATCTCCTCTTTGACTAACTATATCATTATAGCACCTTTAAGACACAGAAACACTTTTTTGTTTCATTTTTATCAAACTTTACTATAAAAGAGGATCTATCCATCACTTGATGAATAGATCCTCTTTCTTAATAAATCTATCACCCGTACGGGGATCGAACCCGTAACTCCGCCTTGAGAGGGCGACGTCTTAACCAATTTGACCAACGGGCAATTACTACTCTTACTAGTATACTCGTTTTTTTATATTCGTCAACTACTTATGCAAAAATTTTACTAAAAAAAACAAATACGCGCTAAAGAGTAGTAAACAGTATCCAAAACTCAACAGACAAACGAACTTTAACCAAGCTAGCTCAAAATAAATTTGACTCGAATAAAGAAAAAGCGTTCCAACTGACCACCACAGCAATTTTTTGCGTAAAACTTTGAGTTCACTAGGCATTTTTAAAAACGACCTTAAGATCTTTTAGTGGTTGCAATTGGCGATCATAGTATTGGATCACAGTCTGGGTTGGACTTGTTTCAACGATTGCAAAAGTCCCACCTAAGACCTGGTATTTTCCGCGTGGATAACTGATACTTCCTGGATTTAAGACGATCTTACCAGCGATCTTTTCGACCCCAAGTTGATGAGTATGTCCAAAAAAGCCTAAGTTAGCTTTGACACGGTCCATCTCTTTTAAAAAGCTATCCAAACCAAAAGAAACTCCTAAAAGATACCCATGGGCTAATAAGATCTTATCTGTTCCAAACGAAAAAGTCCGCTCTTCTTTAAAAGCTGGCTCGTAGTCACAATTTCCCGTGACCGTACTAAAATAAGCAAAGACCTCATCATCAGCTGAAAGCTCTGAATCGCCACAATGAAACATCGCATCGACTTGATCAAAAAAATTTTCGATCAATTTTAATAAGATCTCTTTATCTCCATGACTATCACTGACAACCAAATATCGCATCTAATCCCACCATTCATCAAATTTTTCCAATAGCATTGCCACAGCTCGTCCACGGTGACTGACCTTATTTTTTTCTTCCATTGAAAGTTCTGCAAAAGAACGCCCTAACTCAGGATAATAAAATAACGGGTCATAGCCAAAGCCACCTGTTCCGTGCTCTTCTTCTAAGATCAAACCATCAACTTTTCCTTCAACAACTAAACGCGTTTTATCTGGTTTGACAACGACGATCGCACAGTGAAAATGGGCACTACGCGCTTGACCTCGAACGTCTTTTAGTTCTTGTAAAAGCTTTGCTTTATTCGCCTGGTCATCGTGATCACCAGCATAGCGAGCTGAATAGATCCCTGGAGCACCTGCTAAAGCATCAACACAAAGGCCCGAATCATCCGCCAAAGTCAAGACGTTTGTTTGTTCAGCTAAAGCAGTGGCCTTTAGCGTAGCATTCTCAATAAATGTCTTTCCATTTTCTTCAATTTCAATCTTTTCAGGCAAGTCATTCAAAGTTACGACCGTAAAACCTTTAGGCGCAAAGATCTGGCGGTATTCACGCGCTTTTCCTTCATTTTTAGTTGCGATCAAAATTTTTTCCACACCGTTCACCTACTCTAAAGAATTTTTATCTGCTCCTTGAGTATAGCATAGTCTAGTAATTTAAGCCATTCAGCGGTTTTACTCAACTTGATCTATGCTATAATGAAAAAGAACACTTTAGAAGGACGTGACCTTTTTTAATGCAAGACAACTTTTATATGTTAGCGACTGCGGCTAATACGACCAAAACAAGTTTAGGCGAAACGATCATCCGCGATGCCTTGATCCCCGATATTTTAGGTAAAGATAATACGATCCTCTATTGGGCAGGAAAACGCCTCGCACGCCTCTTTCCCCTTGCTAAAGATGAAGATTTACCACTTTTTTTTGAACAAGCTGACTGGGGCTATCTCAAACGTGTCAAAGCTAAAAAAGATCAGCAATATTTTGAATTGAGCGGTCCAAGCGTTGAACTACGTCAAAAATTGAATCATAATTGTGAATTTTTACTCGAAGCTGGTTTTTTAGCTGAAACGATCCAACGCCAACTTGGCTTTATCACTGAAGCGATCATCGATAAAAAAACACATGATACGATCACGATCCTCGTCCAGATCGATACAAAAGATCCTCTCGATCTAAATGAGATCGATGAAGTTGAACCTTTGATTTTGACACGACCACAAGCAGATCTCCCCGAAGAATAAATTGCACGATAAAAAAGGGGCTGGGAAAAAACTACTAGCCTGAACTAAAAATACCTGATCAAATCTCGTTTTTGAGAAATTTGATCAGGTATTTTTCTTTTATGCTTGTTTTCGGATCGTTTTTTCAAAAATCCTCCCCCTATTTCTTTGAATAGGTGCCATAATTTTGATATATTGATCGTCAAAAGTATCAGTCCGAT
This window of the Ligilactobacillus faecis genome carries:
- a CDS encoding YslB family protein; amino-acid sequence: MQDNFYMLATAANTTKTSLGETIIRDALIPDILGKDNTILYWAGKRLARLFPLAKDEDLPLFFEQADWGYLKRVKAKKDQQYFELSGPSVELRQKLNHNCEFLLEAGFLAETIQRQLGFITEAIIDKKTHDTITILVQIDTKDPLDLNEIDEVEPLILTRPQADLPEE
- a CDS encoding XTP/dITP diphosphatase, with protein sequence MEKILIATKNEGKAREYRQIFAPKGFTVVTLNDLPEKIEIEENGKTFIENATLKATALAEQTNVLTLADDSGLCVDALAGAPGIYSARYAGDHDDQANKAKLLQELKDVRGQARSAHFHCAIVVVKPDKTRLVVEGKVDGLILEEEHGTGGFGYDPLFYYPELGRSFAELSMEEKNKVSHRGRAVAMLLEKFDEWWD
- a CDS encoding metallophosphoesterase, with the translated sequence MRYLVVSDSHGDKEILLKLIENFFDQVDAMFHCGDSELSADDEVFAYFSTVTGNCDYEPAFKEERTFSFGTDKILLAHGYLLGVSFGLDSFLKEMDRVKANLGFFGHTHQLGVEKIAGKIVLNPGSISYPRGKYQVLGGTFAIVETSPTQTVIQYYDRQLQPLKDLKVVFKNA